The Desulfonatronospira thiodismutans ASO3-1 DNA segment GAAGACGAAACCTGGCAAAAGTTATCCCGGCAGGCCGTGTGGAGAATTATCTTGAACCTCGTTTTTACAGGTGGGCGCCAAAGCAGCTCCTTCAGGCTTCCCCGGACTCTGCGGGGCATGCACACCAGAACTGCGCAGCGGCTCCCTTGAGGTTAATGTTGGCTCAAAATAACTCATCTCCATCACGTACCTGCCAGGAATATTTCTATGCTGACCAAAAAGCCAGCTTAATTGTCAGCCTCAAGACTATCTATCTTGTTTACCAGTTCATCTACTCTCTGCTGTAAATCCGAAAGCCTGATGTCACTTTGAAGGTAATCATCAGCCAGGCCCAGAGCAAGATATATAAGCAATCTTTCCTTGCTCAGCTTGCCGCCCCTGCTTTGCAGTTCGGTATATCTCTTTTCAAGATATGCCCTTGCCTGCTCGATACGTTCGGGACCCGCATCTGTTTTGAAATTTAAGTCCAACCCCAGTATATTTAAGTTGTACTCTGGCATCAAAAAGATGTTTCATCTTCAATTTTTTGCAGCAATTCATCAACTTTGGCTGCAACCGTATTGTTCTTCTGTTTCTCAGCCTCCAGTTCCTGCCTCAAGCTCTGGTTTTCCTGCTCCAGCCTGTTCTTCAGTTCCAGAAGGCGGTCAACTTTTTCCGCCAGTTTTTCTATGGCTTCCATTTTAATCGCTTAATCGTTATTTTTAAATTTTTTCAAAGGGCTTTTGCCTTCAAGGTTTTTCTGCCTGGACCTGCCTATGCCCAGGCTCTCAACGGGCACATCCCTGGTTATTGTGGACCCTGCAGCAATCATGCTCTTCTGTTGCAGCACCACTGGGGCCACCAGAGCTGTGTTGCTGCCTATGAACACTTTGTCCTCGATAACGGTTCTGTGTTTGGCCCGCCCGTCATAATTGCAGGTGATGGTGCCCGCTCCGACGTTGACCTCCTGCCCCATTGCGGTGTCCCCGATATAAGACAGGTGATTTACCTTGCTGCCGGCACCCACTGTTGAATTCTTAATTTCCACGAAATTGCCGGCCCTGGACCCCTTGCTCATTCTGGTTCCCGGTCTCAGCCGGGCATAAGGACCAACTTTCGTATCGGTATCTATAACAGATTCTACTATATGTGAAAAGCAAAAAACTTGCCCTCCATCTATAAAACTGTCCTCAATGTAACAATTTGCAGAGATGCTGCTGAGCGAAGAGACCCTGCTTTTGCCGTAAATCTCCACCGGACCGGTGATCCGGGCTCCCGGTTCAATACAGACTTCCGGACCAATTCGTACAGTCTGTGGGGACCTTATAAAAACCCCCTGTCCCATGAACCGGTTTACTATGCAGGAGCGGACATTCTCCTCCTGCTGAATCAGTTCCCCGGGATTATTGACCCCCAGAAGCCCCGGGCACCTGCCGGCATTCACGGCCTCGATCTTCATGCCGGCCTGCCTGGCCAGTGAGATAAGCTGTGTAAGATAAAGCTCACCCTGTATGTTGTCCGCATCCAGCTCAAAAAGAATACCCTTTAGGGAAGAGGTTTTAAATGCATAAAGCCCTGAGTTTACTTCAGAAACATCCGGACCGTGTACCCGGGGGTCAAAGTCCCCTGCTTCGACTATTGCTTCGACACTGCCCTCAGCAGAGCGTAGAACCCGTCCATAACCGCCCGGATCATCAAGCTCAAGACTCATCAGGCCTATATCAGCATCATTGCTGCGGACACTGTTCAAAAGACTGTGAATCTGCTGGCGACTTATTAGCGGAGTATCACCGTTGAGCACCACCAGCCAGTCAACCCCGGTCTTTTTGATATGATCCCAGGCCACCTGCAGGGCATGACCGGTACCCAGCTGCTGTTTCTGGAAAATACAATCCACTTCAAATTCAGTGCAGGCCTCTTGCACCAGGTCGCTGCCATGACCGGTGACAACCATGGGCCTGGAAGAAAAGCATGTGCCCAGAGTGGTTAAAAGATACCACAGCATGGGCTTGTCCAGAAGCTTTTGAAGGACCTTGGGCAGAGGTGAATGCATGCGTGTTCCCTTGCCAGCGGCCAGAACAAGCACGCCTGCCTCAGGAGATAGTGGTAGTCCTTTCTCTTCATCAAAAATCATAATTACGGACCCGGTGGTAATTTTTGCGTAAAATTGCTGCTATTTTTTAAGGCTGATTTTAAAGCAAGCCTCTTTGCATGTCCAGACAAAAAAACCCCGCACCTATT contains these protein-coding regions:
- the glmU gene encoding bifunctional UDP-N-acetylglucosamine diphosphorylase/glucosamine-1-phosphate N-acetyltransferase GlmU; the protein is MIFDEEKGLPLSPEAGVLVLAAGKGTRMHSPLPKVLQKLLDKPMLWYLLTTLGTCFSSRPMVVTGHGSDLVQEACTEFEVDCIFQKQQLGTGHALQVAWDHIKKTGVDWLVVLNGDTPLISRQQIHSLLNSVRSNDADIGLMSLELDDPGGYGRVLRSAEGSVEAIVEAGDFDPRVHGPDVSEVNSGLYAFKTSSLKGILFELDADNIQGELYLTQLISLARQAGMKIEAVNAGRCPGLLGVNNPGELIQQEENVRSCIVNRFMGQGVFIRSPQTVRIGPEVCIEPGARITGPVEIYGKSRVSSLSSISANCYIEDSFIDGGQVFCFSHIVESVIDTDTKVGPYARLRPGTRMSKGSRAGNFVEIKNSTVGAGSKVNHLSYIGDTAMGQEVNVGAGTITCNYDGRAKHRTVIEDKVFIGSNTALVAPVVLQQKSMIAAGSTITRDVPVESLGIGRSRQKNLEGKSPLKKFKNND
- a CDS encoding cell division protein ZapA produces the protein MPEYNLNILGLDLNFKTDAGPERIEQARAYLEKRYTELQSRGGKLSKERLLIYLALGLADDYLQSDIRLSDLQQRVDELVNKIDSLEADN